Proteins encoded within one genomic window of candidate division WOR-3 bacterium:
- a CDS encoding manganese efflux pump, with product MKEIIYFLLLVISINLDCFTSSVTEGFLLKSINYKRFLQIGITFGLVHALFFLFGFLGGRFAANWIFSFDHWVAFFVLLAIGVHMIIEEFQQEKEAEGFSGDFKTLVGVAMAVSIDAFAIGLVTSLLLKTLALFAFLVFALTSLISFTGVFLGSSFSKFAKKIKYSQAIGGVILILLGLKILLEHLGVL from the coding sequence ATGAAAGAAATCATCTATTTTCTACTTCTCGTGATTTCTATCAATCTGGATTGCTTTACCTCTTCGGTAACTGAAGGTTTTCTGCTTAAGTCAATAAATTATAAAAGGTTTCTTCAAATTGGCATCACCTTTGGCCTTGTTCACGCTCTCTTCTTCCTCTTTGGTTTTTTGGGAGGAAGATTTGCAGCAAACTGGATTTTTTCCTTTGACCACTGGGTAGCCTTTTTTGTGTTGCTTGCCATTGGAGTTCATATGATCATTGAAGAATTTCAACAGGAAAAGGAGGCGGAAGGTTTTTCCGGAGATTTTAAGACTCTCGTTGGGGTTGCTATGGCAGTTAGCATTGATGCCTTTGCCATTGGACTTGTTACTTCTCTTTTGTTAAAGACCCTTGCCCTCTTTGCCTTTCTGGTTTTTGCTTTAACTTCTTTGATTAGCTTTACAGGGGTTTTCCTTGGGTCCAGTTTTTCAAAGTTTGCAAAGAAAATTAAGTACTCTCAGGCCATTGGAGGAGTCATATTGATTTTGTTAGGTTTAAAGATTCTTCTTGAACACTTGGGAGTTCTTTAA
- a CDS encoding DegT/DnrJ/EryC1/StrS aminotransferase family protein, which produces MERISFYKADVTELEKNLIENVLESKILTAGPFLWRFQEEVRRYLKAPYFLATSSGFSALHIAIKVLGWGRGDEVILSPLVHVGVPNALCAEGIGLQVVDIEQDRFTLDPEKVREFIMDNYEKDKSGLKNKVTGRVLRGIVLYHLYGIPCDLKAFLKLKEEFGLDLLEVCWESFGSTYKFAGEAVLTGITGDVGVFSFTRYGAVNVGEGGGIAFKSREHYEVGESLRYYGVPTEYVEYQAIIGGYNYNLDELSSAIGLGQMMRISEILNKRKKIRELYEKELSKIEGIRLIGAPKDSEVSWYSLTVLLPEGVDRDGLIRRLMEMGVPTKVFYPLLTDLKFYRENFREFDSANLKVAKKISSRLLSLPFHGDLTEFDVSYVVDSLRETLIAK; this is translated from the coding sequence ATGGAAAGGATTAGCTTTTACAAGGCCGATGTGACAGAGCTTGAGAAAAATTTGATTGAAAACGTTCTTGAGTCAAAGATTTTAACGGCAGGGCCTTTTCTTTGGAGATTTCAGGAAGAGGTACGCCGGTATCTGAAGGCCCCTTATTTCCTTGCAACGTCCAGTGGATTTTCGGCCTTGCACATTGCCATTAAGGTTTTAGGTTGGGGACGTGGGGACGAGGTTATTTTGTCTCCTCTTGTTCATGTGGGGGTGCCGAACGCACTTTGTGCCGAGGGGATAGGTCTTCAGGTCGTTGACATTGAACAGGACCGTTTTACATTAGACCCTGAGAAGGTCAGGGAATTTATTATGGACAACTATGAGAAGGATAAATCTGGTTTAAAGAATAAGGTTACAGGGAGGGTTTTAAGAGGGATTGTTCTCTATCACCTTTACGGTATTCCATGTGATCTTAAAGCTTTTTTGAAACTCAAAGAAGAATTTGGCCTTGACCTTTTAGAGGTGTGCTGGGAGAGTTTTGGTAGTACGTATAAGTTTGCAGGGGAAGCGGTTTTAACCGGTATCACAGGTGATGTCGGTGTTTTCAGTTTTACAAGGTATGGCGCTGTTAATGTTGGAGAGGGAGGTGGTATTGCCTTTAAAAGTAGAGAACACTACGAAGTAGGGGAGAGTCTCAGGTACTATGGAGTTCCCACCGAATATGTAGAGTATCAGGCGATTATTGGAGGTTACAATTACAATTTGGACGAGCTTTCCAGTGCCATTGGACTTGGCCAGATGATGAGGATTTCTGAAATTCTAAACAAGAGGAAAAAGATTCGTGAACTATATGAAAAAGAGCTTAGTAAAATCGAGGGTATAAGACTTATCGGTGCACCAAAGGATTCGGAGGTATCGTGGTATAGTCTAACAGTTCTTTTACCAGAGGGAGTTGATAGGGATGGACTTATTAGGCGTTTAATGGAGATGGGGGTGCCTACAAAGGTATTTTACCCTCTTCTTACTGACCTTAAGTTTTACCGTGAAAATTTTAGGGAATTCGATTCCGCTAATTTAAAGGTGGCGAAGAAAATTTCCTCACGCCTTTTGTCTTTACCTTTCCATGGGGATCTAACAGAATTCGATGTTTCGTATGTGGTCGACTCGCTACGGGAGACCCTTATCGCAAAATGA